In the Pseudomonadota bacterium genome, GCGCTTCCGGCTCGACCGGGATCTCGAATCGATGGCGGCGTGGCTGGGCGGATTTTTTGGCTTACCGGTCGCGATCCGGCAGGACCCGCGGGCCGGCTTCCCCGACGACACGGCCGCCTCGGGACCAACCGTGATCGGCGCGGCGACGCTGGCGGCGGTCAGCGCCTGGTTCCCCGGCGCCACACCGCAAGATATGCAGCTTCGTTTCCGGGCCAATCTCGAGATCAGCGGTGTCCCCGCATTCTGGGAAGACCGTCTGTTCGGGGAGCCCGGCACGCTGGTGGATTTTAACGCCGGGGCGGTCACTTTCGAGGGCGTCAATCCCTGCCAGCGCTGTGTCGTACCGGCGCGCCACCCGCGGAGCGGGATCGAGGAGGCGGGCTTCCAGAAAACCCTGGCCACGAAACGCGAACAGGCCTTACCCGCCTGGGCCGCCCGCTCGCGGTTCAATCACTACTACCGCCTCGCCGTCAATACCCGGATCCCGCCCTCGGAGGCCGGCAAGACCCTCCGGGTCGGGGATGAAGTCACGATCCTTGGAGTACGCCGCGCGAATAATGAATAGGAATCCCCAGGAGGTAAATCTATCGGCCCATGAGTTCGATAGGCACGGCACCGAGGGACAGGAATGTGGGTGTTCAGGTACCGGGGGGGCCGGCTAATGGGTTAGTAGTGCTTCTTTTGCTCGGCCTTTTTCTCGATCTTATCGCCGAGTTTTTCCAGGTCCCTGCCGAACCCCTCGACGGTATTGCATCCATACATGCCAAGCACCGCTACCGACAGCAGGATCGCGAGTACCGTGTCTCTCAGGTTTCTACGATTGTTCATGGTCTTTCGAGCCAGGACTTATTGAAATAAATGCACTTCCCGCCCGGACCGGATCCCCAAGAGTAAGAGTGGGACCAAGCCGGACATCGATTTTGATGCTATCCTAGCACGGTGGTTCGGTAGCCGGGCTAAAAGAAATTAGGAGAGCAGAATTTCCAACCGGCGCGGGCTGTCCATGAGGTCTGCATAGACCAGAATAATGATATATCAAGACCTGAACCCTTACCCTCAAGCCCTGCTCCTCGATCTCGCCGACCCCCGGCGGGTGATCGGCTGTCTACCGGTTCCGCTTCTGGCTCCGGACGAGACGGAGCGCGAGGGCTACGTCCCGAACGTCCGAGCACTCGCTCTACACCAGCCAGGCCCAAACTGTTCAAGGCGAGCGGGCGGTGAGCCAGAACCTCGTTCGGCTGTACGCAACGTAGACGGTGGCTTTGGTTCCCGGAGTAGTAGCCGGGGCATCACCCGCGATATCTTGAAGTCTGTTGGCGAGGTCTTGCGAAAGGTCAAACAGACGGGTGAAGTATTTTGAGTGTTCCTGCCAATCGGGTCGAGGAACCGGATAGCCCAGCTTGCGAATTCTGTCCTCATCGGTCTTTTCCCATAAGCGATAACCCAAGCAATCGCGTAGGACTTCCGGTTTTCTTGTCGTTTCCAAGCTATCCGCTTCTACCACGAAGACTTGCCCGGAATGTTGTTTGGCCGGAGCACCGGTGAATATCTCCAGTTCCCGCCGGCACCACTTCGAAGCAAGCCAGCCGGGCGAAAGAAAGAGCAGCAGGGTATCTGCCTGACTGACCTGTTTCTCTAATTCGGGGGTAAGTTCGTCGCTGCCCTTGAGCCGAAAGTCCATCCACAGGCTGTAGTTTTCCTCGCGCCCCATCTTCCGGTTAACTTCGTTGCGAAGATTATTGACGAAATGGGTAACCCATCCTTTCTCCTCGCCGGAGAACGGCTTGTTATCGACATGGGCGTAACTGACGAAGATGTTTGGCAAGCGTTGTTCCTGCAGTCCTTGGCTCAGCAAATTGTACAAGAAAGCAGAACTTGTTCAGAGGTTATCGTTTACTTAGATTGTAGCGACTTTCACCTCTTATACCCCCCGATGACCACAAAAGGCACGGGGTCAGGTCTCTACTTATTAGGTTGTGTATCTTATGTTCCCTAAGCAAACTAATAAGTTGAGACCTGACCCCGCTTCCGAGGCTCAACTCAACGGCGTCTTCAATGAGTGGCGTGAAACGGCTCCGTTGTCTGCAGGTGACAATCTTAGTCCCTCGGACGGCTTTTCGCTTAAACCTTACTTTCGGATCCCGCCCTGGGTCAGTTGCGCGGGATCTAATAAGCGCGCCAGATCATCTTCGGAAAGGTTCGTGAGCTCGCGCGCCACCTCGCGCACCGCGCGGCCTTCCTTGTACGCTTGTTTGGCAATCTGCGCGCCTTTTTCGTAGCCGATTACCGCGTTCAAGGCCGTGACCAAAATCGGGTTGCGTTCGAGCGCCTGGTTTAACCGGACGCGGTCGACCGAAAAACCCGCGATCGCTTTATCCGCGAGGAGGCGCGCGCTCGCCGCCAGCAATTCGACGCTCTGGCAGAGGTTATAAGCGATGACCGGCAGCATGACGTTGAGTTGAAAATTCCCCGACTGGCCGGCGACCGTGATGGTGACGTCATTGCCGATCACTTGGGCGCACACCATGCACATCGCCTCGGGGATCACGGGATTGACCTTGCCCGGCATGATGCTGCTGCCCGGCTGCAGATCGGGCAGGGCGATCTCCGCCAAACCGGCGAGCGGGCCGCTGTTCATCCAGCGCAGATCGTTGGCGATTTTCATGAGGCTCACGGCGACGGTTTTCAACTGTCCGCTCATCTCGACCGCGGCATCCTGCGAGCTCAAGCCTTCGAAGAAATTGTCCTTGCTCACGAACGGCACGCCCGTTTGCGCCGCCAGGATCGCCGCGACGCGCGCGCCGAATTCCGGGTGGGCGTTAATGCCCGTGCCGACTGCCGAGCCCCCGAGCGGCAAGGCCCGCAAGCGCTCCAGCGCGGCGCCGAGCCGGTCTCTACCCAAGCGAATCTGCGCCGCCCAGCCGCCCAGCTCCTGAGCGAGCGTCACCGGCATCGCATCCATAAGATGGGTGCGGCCGGTCTTCACAACGGCGCGCAACTCCTCGGCGCGCCGGGCAATCGCGGCTTCGAGATGCGTCAGGGCCGGCAGCAATCCCTCGGTGACTTGCGAGCTGCCCGCGACATGGATCGCGGTCGGGATCACGTCATTGCTGC is a window encoding:
- a CDS encoding MOSC N-terminal beta barrel domain-containing protein, which codes for MNAIKTAAMACIQRITLYPIKSLDGVSVAQTRIAPGGSLEHDRAFAVVDAQGKFVNGKRFADVHRLRAHFDLDTHTVTLADSGTSAPQRFRLDRDLESMAAWLGGFFGLPVAIRQDPRAGFPDDTAASGPTVIGAATLAAVSAWFPGATPQDMQLRFRANLEISGVPAFWEDRLFGEPGTLVDFNAGAVTFEGVNPCQRCVVPARHPRSGIEEAGFQKTLATKREQALPAWAARSRFNHYYRLAVNTRIPPSEAGKTLRVGDEVTILGVRRANNE
- a CDS encoding entericidin A/B family lipoprotein, which encodes MNNRRNLRDTVLAILLSVAVLGMYGCNTVEGFGRDLEKLGDKIEKKAEQKKHY
- a CDS encoding toll/interleukin-1 receptor domain-containing protein; translated protein: MYNLLSQGLQEQRLPNIFVSYAHVDNKPFSGEEKGWVTHFVNNLRNEVNRKMGREENYSLWMDFRLKGSDELTPELEKQVSQADTLLLFLSPGWLASKWCRRELEIFTGAPAKQHSGQVFVVEADSLETTRKPEVLRDCLGYRLWEKTDEDRIRKLGYPVPRPDWQEHSKYFTRLFDLSQDLANRLQDIAGDAPATTPGTKATVYVAYSRTRFWLTARSP
- a CDS encoding class II fumarate hydratase, with the translated sequence MSDYRIEKDSMGEVRVPASALYGAQTQRALDNFPISGLPMPRAIIRALGLIKAAAAQANLALGLLDGSMAEAIRNAALEVADGEHDAQFPVDIFQTGSGTSSNMNANEVIARLAGGRLGAPVHANDHVNMGQSSNDVIPTAIHVAGSSQVTEGLLPALTHLEAAIARRAEELRAVVKTGRTHLMDAMPVTLAQELGGWAAQIRLGRDRLGAALERLRALPLGGSAVGTGINAHPEFGARVAAILAAQTGVPFVSKDNFFEGLSSQDAAVEMSGQLKTVAVSLMKIANDLRWMNSGPLAGLAEIALPDLQPGSSIMPGKVNPVIPEAMCMVCAQVIGNDVTITVAGQSGNFQLNVMLPVIAYNLCQSVELLAASARLLADKAIAGFSVDRVRLNQALERNPILVTALNAVIGYEKGAQIAKQAYKEGRAVREVARELTNLSEDDLARLLDPAQLTQGGIRK